The following coding sequences are from one Streptomyces sp. NBC_01232 window:
- the lepA gene encoding translation elongation factor 4, with product MPATPSHVPEPSRTDSALIRNFCIIAHIDHGKSTLADRMLQITGVVDQRQMRAQYLDRMDIERERGITIKSQAVRLPWAPTTGEGQGNTHILNMIDTPGHVDFTYEVSRSLAACEGTVLLVDAAQGIEAQTLANLYLAMENDLAIVPVLNKIDLPAAQPEKFAEELANLIGCQPEDVLRVSAKTGLGVEALLDKVVATVPAPVGVKDAPARAMIFDSVYDSYRGVVTYVRVVDGQLNKRERIRMMSTGATHELLEIGVSSPEMTPSDGIGVGEVGYIITGVKDVRQSKVGDTITSLHNGATEALGGYKDPRPMVFSGLYPLDGSDYPDLREALDKLQLNDAALVYEPETSAALGFGFRVGFLGLLHLDVVRERLEREFGLDLIATAPNVVYRVVMEDGKEVTVTNPSEFPEGKISDVFEPVVRATVLAPTEFIGAIMELCQQRRGTLLGMDYLSEDRVEIRYTLPLAEIVFDFFDQLKSKTRGYASLDYEPTGEQSGSLVKVDILLHGDKVDAFSAVTHKDAAYAYGVRLVAKLRELIPRQAFEVPIQAAIGSRVIARETIRAIRKDVLAKCYGGDISRKRKLLEKQKEGKKRMKMVGSVEVPQEAFIAVLSSDESGGKKK from the coding sequence GTGCCCGCGACCCCCAGCCACGTGCCCGAGCCGAGCCGTACCGACTCGGCGCTGATCCGCAACTTCTGCATCATCGCGCACATCGACCACGGCAAGTCGACCCTTGCCGACCGGATGCTCCAGATCACCGGTGTGGTCGACCAGCGGCAGATGCGCGCCCAGTACCTCGACCGCATGGACATCGAGCGTGAGCGCGGCATCACGATCAAGTCCCAGGCGGTCCGTCTGCCCTGGGCACCCACCACGGGCGAGGGTCAGGGCAACACCCACATCCTCAACATGATCGACACCCCCGGGCACGTCGACTTCACCTACGAGGTCTCGCGCTCCCTCGCCGCGTGCGAGGGCACCGTCCTCCTGGTGGACGCCGCCCAGGGCATCGAGGCCCAGACCCTCGCCAACCTGTACCTGGCGATGGAGAACGACCTCGCGATCGTCCCCGTCCTGAACAAGATCGACCTGCCGGCCGCCCAGCCGGAGAAGTTCGCCGAGGAGCTCGCGAACCTCATCGGCTGCCAGCCCGAGGACGTGCTGCGGGTCTCGGCGAAGACCGGCCTCGGTGTCGAGGCGCTCCTCGACAAGGTCGTCGCCACGGTCCCGGCCCCGGTCGGCGTCAAGGACGCCCCGGCCCGCGCCATGATCTTCGACTCGGTCTACGACTCGTACCGCGGCGTCGTGACGTACGTACGTGTGGTCGACGGCCAGCTCAACAAGCGCGAGCGCATCCGGATGATGTCCACCGGCGCCACCCACGAGCTGCTGGAGATCGGTGTCTCCTCCCCGGAGATGACCCCCTCCGACGGCATCGGCGTCGGCGAGGTGGGCTACATCATCACCGGCGTGAAGGACGTCCGTCAGTCCAAGGTCGGTGACACGATCACCAGCCTGCACAACGGCGCCACCGAGGCCCTCGGCGGTTACAAGGACCCGCGGCCGATGGTCTTCTCCGGCCTGTACCCGCTCGACGGCTCGGACTACCCGGACCTGCGCGAGGCCCTGGACAAGCTGCAGCTCAACGACGCCGCGCTGGTCTACGAGCCGGAGACCTCGGCGGCGCTCGGCTTCGGCTTCCGCGTCGGCTTCCTCGGCCTGCTCCACCTGGACGTGGTCCGCGAGCGCCTGGAGCGCGAATTCGGCCTCGACCTGATCGCCACCGCGCCCAACGTGGTCTACCGGGTGGTCATGGAGGACGGCAAGGAAGTCACCGTCACCAACCCGAGCGAGTTCCCCGAGGGCAAGATCTCGGACGTGTTCGAGCCGGTCGTCCGGGCCACCGTGCTCGCGCCCACCGAGTTCATCGGCGCGATCATGGAGCTGTGCCAGCAGCGCCGCGGCACCCTCCTCGGCATGGACTACCTCTCCGAGGACCGGGTCGAGATCCGCTACACCCTCCCGCTCGCGGAGATCGTCTTCGACTTCTTCGACCAGCTGAAGTCCAAGACGCGCGGTTACGCCTCCCTCGACTACGAACCCACGGGCGAGCAGTCCGGCAGCCTGGTCAAGGTCGACATCCTGCTGCACGGCGACAAGGTCGACGCCTTCTCCGCCGTCACGCACAAGGACGCCGCCTACGCCTACGGCGTGCGCCTCGTCGCCAAGCTGCGCGAGCTCATCCCGCGGCAGGCCTTCGAGGTGCCGATCCAGGCCGCGATCGGCTCCCGCGTCATCGCCCGCGAGACCATCCGCGCCATCCGCAAGGACGTCCTCGCCAAGTGCTACGGCGGTGACATCTCCCGTAAGCGGAAGCTGCTGGAGAAGCAGAAGGAGGGCAAGAAGCGGATGAAGATGGTCGGCTCCGTCGAGGTGCCGCAGGAGGCCTTCATCGCCGTCCTCTCCAGTGACGAGTCCGGCGGCAAGAAGAAGTAG
- the rpsT gene encoding 30S ribosomal protein S20, producing MANIKSQIKRNKTNEKARLRNKAVKSSLKTAIRKAREAVVAGDVEKATVASRAAARALDKAVSKGVIHKNAAANKKSALATKVASLQG from the coding sequence GTGGCGAACATCAAGTCCCAGATCAAGCGGAACAAGACGAACGAGAAGGCGCGCCTGCGCAACAAGGCCGTCAAGTCCTCGCTCAAGACCGCGATCCGCAAGGCCCGCGAGGCCGTCGTCGCCGGTGACGTCGAGAAGGCCACCGTGGCTTCTCGCGCTGCCGCGCGTGCGCTCGACAAGGCTGTCTCGAAGGGTGTCATCCACAAGAACGCCGCCGCCAACAAGAAGTCGGCGCTGGCCACCAAGGTTGCCTCCCTGCAGGGCTGA